One window of the Acidimicrobiales bacterium genome contains the following:
- a CDS encoding fructose bisphosphate aldolase — protein sequence MNDAQFQKVKSADGFIAALDQSGGSTPKALKLYGLDESAYGNEAEMFDRIHEMRSRIITSPSFSGDRILGAILFDMTMEREIAGKGTAEFLWEDKGVVPFLKVDKGLADEADGAQVMKPIPDLDDQLSRANGHGVFGTKMRSVIKLADPAGVDAVVSQQFEIGATILDAGLVPIIEPEVDINSPEKGGAEELLKAAILAELDAVGADRHVMLKLTLPEVDGFYTDLVEHPKVLRVVALSGGYTREDANARLARNHGVVASFSRALTEGLTAQQSDAEFDAALDAAIASIYAASIT from the coding sequence GTGAACGATGCTCAGTTCCAGAAGGTCAAGTCCGCCGACGGCTTCATCGCCGCCCTCGACCAGAGCGGGGGGAGCACCCCCAAGGCGCTGAAGTTGTACGGGCTCGACGAGTCCGCCTACGGCAACGAGGCGGAGATGTTCGACCGGATCCACGAGATGCGCAGCCGCATCATCACCAGCCCGTCGTTCTCCGGCGACCGGATCCTCGGGGCGATCCTGTTCGACATGACGATGGAGCGCGAGATCGCCGGCAAGGGCACCGCCGAGTTCCTCTGGGAGGACAAGGGCGTGGTGCCGTTCCTGAAGGTCGACAAGGGCCTGGCCGACGAGGCCGACGGCGCGCAGGTCATGAAGCCGATCCCCGACCTCGACGACCAGCTCAGCCGGGCCAACGGCCACGGCGTGTTCGGCACCAAGATGCGCTCGGTCATCAAGCTGGCCGACCCGGCGGGGGTCGACGCCGTGGTGAGCCAGCAGTTCGAGATCGGGGCGACGATCCTCGACGCCGGCCTGGTCCCGATCATCGAGCCCGAGGTCGACATCAACAGCCCCGAGAAGGGCGGTGCCGAGGAGCTGTTGAAGGCGGCCATCCTCGCCGAGCTCGACGCCGTGGGCGCCGACCGCCACGTGATGTTGAAGCTCACCCTCCCCGAGGTCGACGGGTTCTACACCGATCTCGTCGAGCACCCCAAGGTGCTGCGCGTGGTGGCGCTCTCGGGCGGCTACACGCGGGAGGACGCCAATGCCCGCCTCGCCCGGAACCACGGTGTGGTGGCCAGCTTCTCGAGGGCGCTCACCGAGGGCCTGACCGCCCAGCAGAGCGACGCCGAGTTCGACGCCGCCCTCGACGCGGCGATCGCCAGCATCTACGCGGCGTCCATCACCTGA
- a CDS encoding zinc-dependent peptidase, with protein MLRGPRRARRAGPHGTLIFGARRRARRERYAAGFLPEWRALLAERVVHWNLLSDDERTRLEALALGLIAEKRWEAARGFALTDEMRVLIAAQAALLVLGLPDDSYRDVGSILVHPTTMVLTGPRSQGGGLVSDHPMPILGQASFQGPVVIVWDTVRSEARHPGRGHNVVFHEFAHKLDMLDGTVDGTPPLADRDRFDRWVEVCTAVYERVVVGEGGRTLRAYAGVNPGEFFAVATEAFFDAPGTLRAEHPDLYEVLADFYRQDPAARELRTPDGAG; from the coding sequence GTGCTGCGCGGCCCCCGCCGAGCCCGTCGTGCTGGGCCGCACGGGACCCTGATCTTCGGCGCCCGGAGGCGGGCGCGCCGGGAGCGCTACGCGGCGGGGTTCCTCCCCGAGTGGCGCGCCCTGCTCGCCGAGAGGGTGGTCCACTGGAACCTCCTCTCCGACGACGAGCGGACGCGCCTCGAGGCGCTGGCGCTCGGGCTCATCGCCGAGAAGCGTTGGGAGGCGGCGCGCGGGTTCGCACTGACCGACGAGATGCGGGTGCTCATCGCCGCGCAGGCGGCGCTGCTCGTCCTCGGTCTCCCCGACGACTCCTACCGCGACGTCGGTTCGATCCTCGTGCACCCCACCACGATGGTGCTCACCGGACCCCGGTCCCAGGGCGGCGGCCTCGTGTCCGACCACCCGATGCCCATCCTCGGCCAGGCCTCGTTCCAGGGTCCGGTCGTCATCGTGTGGGACACGGTCCGGTCCGAGGCCCGGCATCCCGGGCGGGGCCACAACGTCGTGTTCCACGAGTTCGCCCACAAGCTCGACATGCTCGACGGCACCGTGGACGGCACACCGCCGCTCGCCGACCGGGACCGCTTCGATCGCTGGGTGGAGGTCTGCACCGCCGTCTACGAACGGGTGGTGGTGGGCGAGGGCGGCCGGACGCTACGGGCCTACGCGGGGGTGAACCCCGGGGAGTTCTTCGCGGTCGCCACCGAGGCGTTCTTCGACGCACCGGGCACCCTCCGGGCCGAGCACCCGGATCTCTACGAAGTCCTCGCCGACTTCTACCGGCAGGACCCGGCGGCGCGGGAGCTCAGAACGCCTGACGGGGCAGGGTGA
- a CDS encoding amidohydrolase family protein: protein MAEHDVVIRGGTVVDGTGAPRRRADVAIDGTVVTRVGDVDGRGRRELDADGLLVTPGWVDVHTHYDGQATWDPMLTPSSWHGVTTVVAGNCGVGFAPVRPDRHEWLVALMEGVEDIPGTALHEGITWEWESFPEYLDALERSPKAIDLAAQVPHAALRGYVMGDRGAEHDARPTDAEIEVMGRLAAEAVVAGALGFSTSRTVAHRSTDGRPTPSLTAGADELLGIARAVGATGRGVFQAVADFDDLDGEFALLRAMAEVGGRPLSITTLQRPDQPVDAYRRLLDLIDAAAAAGLEIRGQVASRPVGLILSLEGRVHPLLGSSTYRSLAGRPHAEMVAELGRPEVRAAVLAELADPATDLLARLGPAFALGTEPRYDPRPEEALDLADAYDVLVADGGTGTLYVPVMNYAEGDLRAVREMLVHRRTVPGLGDAGAHCTMICDASFPTHLLSYWGRDVAEEQRLPVEWIVAQQCAATAALVGLGDRGVLVPGRRADVNLIDLDALGFGRPEMLHDLPAGGKRLVQRPTGYRATLVAGRVVMSDGEPTGELPGTLVRGARPA, encoded by the coding sequence ATGGCCGAGCACGACGTGGTGATCCGCGGGGGCACGGTGGTCGACGGGACCGGCGCGCCGCGGCGGCGCGCCGACGTGGCCATCGACGGGACGGTGGTGACCCGGGTCGGCGACGTCGACGGCCGCGGTCGCCGGGAGCTCGACGCCGACGGCCTGCTCGTCACGCCGGGGTGGGTGGACGTGCACACCCACTACGACGGCCAGGCCACCTGGGACCCGATGCTCACCCCGTCCTCGTGGCACGGGGTGACGACCGTGGTGGCCGGCAACTGCGGGGTCGGCTTCGCGCCCGTCCGGCCCGATCGCCACGAGTGGTTGGTGGCGCTCATGGAGGGGGTCGAGGACATCCCGGGCACCGCTCTGCACGAGGGCATCACCTGGGAGTGGGAGTCCTTCCCCGAGTACCTCGACGCCCTCGAACGCTCCCCCAAGGCCATCGACCTGGCGGCACAGGTGCCCCACGCCGCGCTGCGGGGCTACGTGATGGGTGACCGCGGTGCCGAGCACGACGCCCGACCCACCGACGCGGAGATCGAGGTGATGGGTCGGCTGGCCGCCGAGGCCGTCGTGGCCGGGGCACTCGGCTTCTCCACCTCCCGGACGGTCGCGCACCGCTCGACCGACGGGCGGCCCACCCCCAGCCTCACCGCCGGAGCCGACGAGCTCCTCGGCATCGCCCGCGCGGTGGGGGCCACCGGTCGGGGCGTGTTCCAGGCGGTGGCCGACTTCGACGACCTCGACGGGGAGTTCGCCCTCCTGCGGGCGATGGCCGAGGTGGGCGGTCGCCCCCTGTCGATCACCACGCTGCAGCGCCCCGATCAGCCCGTTGACGCCTATCGGAGGTTGCTCGACCTCATCGACGCCGCCGCCGCTGCCGGCCTGGAGATCCGCGGCCAGGTGGCGTCGCGGCCCGTGGGGCTGATCCTGAGCCTCGAGGGGCGGGTCCATCCCCTCCTCGGGTCGTCCACGTACCGGTCCCTCGCCGGGCGGCCCCACGCCGAGATGGTTGCCGAGCTGGGCCGGCCCGAGGTGCGCGCCGCGGTCCTCGCCGAGCTGGCCGACCCGGCCACGGACCTGCTCGCCCGGCTGGGCCCGGCCTTCGCCCTCGGAACCGAGCCCCGGTACGACCCGCGTCCCGAGGAGGCCCTCGACCTCGCCGACGCGTACGACGTGCTCGTCGCCGACGGGGGCACGGGCACCTTGTACGTGCCGGTCATGAACTATGCGGAGGGCGACCTCCGCGCCGTCCGCGAGATGCTCGTGCACCGTCGCACCGTCCCGGGCCTGGGCGACGCCGGCGCGCACTGCACGATGATCTGCGACGCCAGCTTCCCCACCCACCTCCTGTCGTACTGGGGCCGCGACGTCGCCGAGGAGCAGCGACTCCCGGTGGAGTGGATCGTGGCGCAGCAGTGTGCCGCCACCGCGGCGCTGGTCGGTCTGGGTGACCGGGGCGTGCTCGTGCCGGGCCGACGCGCCGACGTGAACCTGATCGACCTCGACGCCCTGGGCTTCGGGCGGCCCGAGATGCTCCACGACCTGCCCGCCGGCGGGAAGCGCCTCGTCCAGCGACCCACGGGCTACCGGGCGACGCTGGTGGCCGGCCGGGTCGTGATGTCCGACGGCGAGCCCACCGGTGAGCTGCCCGGCACCCTGGTCCGCGGCGCCCGCCCGGCCTGA
- a CDS encoding VOC family protein, translating into MARVQLALDVTDLEGSVAFYTALFGVGPAKRKPGYANFEVADPPLKLVLFESEVGGRLNHLGVETDGAPEVEAADARLRGAGLDTTGVDDTICCYAEKVETWVSDPDGARWEWYVKTADADDMGQGGTVEEAVCCAAPAEPVVLGRTGP; encoded by the coding sequence GTGGCCAGGGTCCAGCTCGCACTCGATGTCACCGACCTCGAGGGGTCGGTCGCCTTCTACACCGCGTTGTTCGGGGTCGGCCCCGCCAAGCGCAAGCCGGGGTACGCCAACTTCGAGGTCGCCGACCCGCCGCTGAAGCTGGTCCTGTTCGAGTCGGAGGTCGGGGGTCGTCTGAACCACCTGGGCGTGGAGACCGACGGTGCGCCGGAGGTCGAGGCGGCCGACGCCCGCCTCCGAGGTGCAGGGCTCGACACCACCGGGGTCGACGACACCATCTGCTGCTATGCCGAGAAGGTGGAGACCTGGGTCAGTGACCCCGACGGTGCCCGGTGGGAGTGGTACGTGAAGACCGCCGACGCCGACGACATGGGCCAGGGTGGAACCGTCGAGGAGGCGGTGTGCTGCGCGGCCCCCGCCGAGCCCGTCGTGCTGGGCCGCACGGGACCCTGA
- a CDS encoding cation:proton antiporter, translating to MTAHAATTVLAATGGETARILLELGLVFLVLAALSRGASRLGLSAIPAFLLVGLVLRDGGPFDLTVTDEFLEVGSQIGIVLLLLLLGLEYTPDELVGSLRSSARAGVVDLVLNATPGVVVGLLLGWSLLGAVFLGGITYISSSGIVAKLLNDLGRMGNRETPSVLAVLVIEDLVMALYLPIVTGLAIGGALAGVAVSVVVAVAVVGLTLFLAVRHEHLLGRVVFSRSDEVLLWSLLGLALVVAGAAELLNVSAAVGAFLVGIAVSGAAARTGSTVLAPLRDLFAGVFFVVFTFTIEPGEIVDALPVAIGLAVLTAVTKTVTGAWAARRAGVAARGQIRAGTVLVARGEFSIVIAGLATASAVQDGLAALATSYVLVLAVAGPLLTRFADPAASRVLARRTRRATARAAAAAAAADAERRNPADEDAG from the coding sequence GTGACCGCGCACGCGGCCACGACGGTCCTGGCCGCCACCGGCGGCGAGACCGCCCGGATCCTGCTGGAGCTGGGGCTCGTGTTCCTCGTCCTCGCCGCGCTGAGCCGCGGCGCCTCCCGCCTGGGCCTGTCGGCCATCCCCGCGTTCCTGCTCGTCGGGCTGGTGCTCCGCGACGGCGGACCGTTCGACCTCACCGTCACCGACGAGTTCCTGGAGGTGGGCTCCCAGATCGGGATCGTCCTGCTCCTCCTGCTGCTCGGACTCGAGTACACCCCCGACGAGCTGGTCGGCTCGTTGCGCAGCTCCGCTCGCGCCGGGGTGGTGGACCTCGTCCTGAACGCCACGCCCGGGGTGGTGGTCGGGCTGCTCCTCGGATGGTCGCTGCTCGGCGCGGTCTTCCTCGGGGGGATCACCTACATCTCCTCGTCGGGGATCGTGGCCAAGCTGTTGAACGACCTCGGACGCATGGGCAACCGGGAGACGCCGTCGGTCCTGGCCGTCCTCGTGATCGAGGACCTGGTGATGGCCCTCTACCTGCCGATCGTGACCGGCCTGGCCATCGGGGGGGCCCTGGCCGGTGTCGCGGTGTCCGTCGTCGTGGCGGTCGCCGTGGTGGGCCTCACCCTGTTCCTCGCCGTGCGCCACGAGCACCTCCTCGGCCGAGTCGTCTTCAGCCGCTCCGACGAGGTCCTCCTCTGGAGCCTGCTGGGCCTCGCTCTCGTGGTCGCCGGCGCCGCCGAGCTGCTCAACGTGTCGGCCGCCGTCGGCGCCTTCCTCGTCGGCATCGCGGTGTCGGGGGCGGCGGCGCGCACCGGCAGCACCGTCCTCGCGCCCCTGCGAGACCTCTTCGCGGGCGTGTTCTTCGTCGTCTTCACGTTCACGATCGAACCCGGGGAGATCGTCGACGCGCTGCCCGTGGCGATCGGGCTGGCCGTGCTGACCGCCGTCACGAAGACGGTGACCGGCGCCTGGGCCGCCCGTCGGGCGGGCGTGGCGGCGCGTGGCCAGATCCGAGCCGGCACCGTGCTCGTCGCCCGGGGTGAGTTCTCCATCGTGATCGCCGGACTGGCCACCGCATCGGCGGTCCAGGACGGGTTGGCCGCGCTGGCCACCAGCTACGTGCTCGTCCTGGCCGTGGCCGGTCCGCTCCTCACCCGCTTCGCCGATCCCGCGGCGTCGCGCGTCCTGGCGCGACGCACCCGGCGGGCCACGGCCCGGGCGGCGGCCGCGGCCGCCGCCGCCGACGCAGAACGCCGCAACCCGGCCGACGAGGACGCGGGGTGA
- a CDS encoding arsenate reductase ArsC, producing MTDTEIDDLPLSYRQMARSVAVRLEREFAGVFGRETIERFVVDSHNLLIPTSKVPNFLPLLAERFARERLDALARVDDPDATGTPGVLFLCVHNAGRSQMAAGWLRHLGGEGVTVWSGGSEPASEVNPAAIEAMAEVGIDITEEFPKPWTDEVVRAADVVVTMGCGDACPVYPGTRYEDWALEDPAGQDVAAVRPIRDEIRGRVEALMTSLGVVPAE from the coding sequence ATGACCGACACCGAGATCGACGATCTCCCCCTGAGCTACCGCCAGATGGCCCGCAGCGTGGCGGTCCGCCTGGAGCGCGAGTTCGCGGGCGTCTTCGGCCGCGAGACCATCGAGCGCTTCGTGGTCGACTCCCACAACCTCCTCATCCCCACGTCGAAGGTCCCGAACTTCCTCCCGCTCCTCGCGGAGCGCTTCGCACGTGAACGTCTCGACGCGCTGGCCCGGGTCGACGATCCCGACGCCACCGGCACTCCGGGCGTCCTGTTCCTGTGCGTGCACAACGCCGGCCGCTCCCAGATGGCGGCCGGCTGGTTGCGCCACCTCGGCGGTGAAGGGGTGACGGTCTGGTCCGGGGGGTCGGAGCCCGCGTCGGAGGTCAACCCGGCGGCGATCGAGGCGATGGCCGAGGTGGGGATCGACATCACCGAGGAGTTCCCCAAGCCGTGGACCGACGAGGTGGTCCGCGCCGCGGACGTCGTCGTCACGATGGGGTGCGGCGACGCCTGCCCCGTCTACCCGGGCACCCGCTACGAGGACTGGGCCCTCGAGGACCCCGCCGGCCAGGACGTGGCCGCGGTGCGGCCGATCCGCGACGAGATCCGGGGGCGGGTCGAGGCGCTCATGACGTCGTTGGGTGTGGTCCCGGCCGAGTGA
- a CDS encoding arsenate reductase ArsC, translated as MSDERPEVLFVCVHNAGRSQMAAALLAHHAGDAVVVRSAGTAPAEEINPAVVEAMAELGIDLHAAGARPKRLEDAAVEASDVVITMGCGDECPFYPGTRYLDWELDDPAGQGVDAVRPIRDEIDRRVRGLLAELSPTTPTGERP; from the coding sequence ATGAGTGACGAGCGACCCGAGGTGCTGTTCGTGTGCGTCCACAACGCCGGTCGGTCCCAGATGGCCGCCGCGCTGCTGGCTCACCACGCCGGCGATGCCGTCGTGGTCCGATCGGCGGGCACCGCCCCGGCCGAGGAGATCAACCCGGCGGTGGTCGAGGCGATGGCCGAGCTGGGCATCGACCTGCACGCCGCGGGGGCACGACCCAAGCGCCTCGAGGACGCGGCCGTCGAGGCCTCCGACGTGGTCATCACGATGGGGTGCGGTGACGAGTGCCCGTTCTACCCGGGCACCCGGTACCTCGACTGGGAGCTCGACGACCCGGCCGGACAGGGCGTCGACGCCGTCCGACCGATCCGCGACGAGATCGACCGCCGCGTCCGCGGCCTCCTCGCAGAGCTGTCGCCCACCACCCCGACCGGAGAGCGCCCATGA
- a CDS encoding helix-turn-helix domain-containing protein, with protein sequence MDGDDLECRAARHAALGEPARLAIVEELLVSDRAPVELTRRLGLASNLLAHHLDVLERVGLVERSRSSGDGRRRYVHLHRSVLETLVPSPTVAVGPALFVCSANSARSQLAAGLWRAATGAEALSAGTHPAGEVHPGAVAAAERCGVDLSGAVPRSLAEVESLPSLVVTVCDRAHEELDPSDSWWHWSVPDPVALGTEGAFDATVAELRARVGSVVGRSAA encoded by the coding sequence ATGGACGGGGACGATCTCGAGTGCCGGGCGGCGCGGCATGCGGCGCTCGGTGAGCCCGCCCGGCTGGCCATCGTCGAGGAGCTGCTCGTCTCCGACCGCGCCCCCGTCGAGCTGACCCGCCGGCTGGGGCTGGCGTCGAACCTCCTCGCCCATCATCTCGACGTGTTGGAGCGGGTGGGCCTGGTCGAGCGGTCCCGCTCGAGCGGCGACGGGCGACGCCGCTACGTGCACCTGCACCGATCGGTGCTCGAGACGCTGGTGCCGTCCCCGACGGTCGCCGTCGGTCCGGCGCTCTTCGTCTGCTCCGCCAACTCGGCGCGCTCCCAGCTCGCCGCCGGGCTCTGGCGGGCCGCGACCGGCGCCGAAGCCCTGTCGGCGGGCACGCACCCGGCCGGGGAGGTCCACCCCGGCGCCGTGGCCGCCGCCGAGCGTTGCGGCGTCGACCTCTCGGGCGCCGTGCCCCGTTCCCTCGCCGAGGTCGAGTCGCTCCCCTCGCTGGTCGTCACCGTCTGCGACCGGGCGCACGAGGAGCTCGACCCGTCGGACTCGTGGTGGCACTGGTCGGTCCCCGATCCCGTGGCCCTCGGCACCGAAGGCGCGTTCGACGCCACCGTCGCCGAGCTGCGGGCCAGGGTCGGGTCGGTCGTCGGGAGGAGTGCGGCGTGA
- a CDS encoding aquaporin family protein, which produces MTDDLRPTEADLEVAVETGTGSFGLDLGRRLAAEALGTGLLIVAVIGSGIMAERLSSGDVGLQLLENAIATAGALVALILVFGSVSGAHFNPVVTLLDRFLGTTTTRDTGLYVVAQVVGACLGAMLVNLMFELPAVNLSTKDRSSGALWLSEVVATATLLLVIQGCVRSGKARMVPFAVAAWIGGAYWFTSSTSFANPAVTVARMLSDTFAGVAPSSAPPFIAMQLVGAVVAFGLVRFFYPTAEPEDPDE; this is translated from the coding sequence GTGACCGACGATCTCAGGCCCACCGAGGCCGACCTCGAGGTCGCCGTCGAGACCGGGACCGGGTCCTTCGGCCTCGACCTCGGGCGGCGCCTCGCCGCCGAGGCGCTCGGCACCGGGCTGCTGATCGTGGCCGTCATCGGGTCGGGGATCATGGCCGAGCGCCTGTCGAGCGGGGACGTCGGCCTCCAGCTCCTCGAGAACGCGATCGCCACTGCGGGAGCGCTGGTCGCCCTGATCCTCGTCTTCGGCTCGGTGTCCGGCGCGCACTTCAACCCGGTGGTCACCCTCCTCGACCGGTTCCTCGGCACCACCACCACTCGCGACACGGGTCTCTACGTGGTCGCCCAGGTCGTCGGCGCCTGTCTGGGGGCGATGTTGGTCAACCTCATGTTCGAGCTGCCGGCGGTGAACCTCTCGACGAAGGACCGGTCGTCGGGGGCGTTGTGGCTCTCCGAGGTGGTGGCCACGGCGACGCTGCTGCTCGTCATCCAGGGGTGCGTGCGTTCCGGGAAGGCCCGGATGGTGCCCTTCGCGGTCGCCGCCTGGATCGGCGGCGCCTACTGGTTCACGTCGTCGACGAGCTTCGCCAACCCGGCGGTGACGGTGGCCCGGATGTTGTCGGACACCTTCGCCGGGGTCGCCCCGTCGTCGGCCCCCCCGTTCATCGCCATGCAGCTCGTCGGGGCCGTCGTCGCGTTCGGTCTCGTGCGCTTCTTCTACCCGACCGCCGAACCGGAGGATCCCGATGAGTGA
- a CDS encoding DUF1275 family protein encodes MPSASPSPLSGSLAFAAILAAVAGFVDAHGFVNVAPVFVANMSGNLVLLGIAAGEGAWGVVARHGTAIAAFVVGVAVANLVHERRRRGGRELRPDLLFVVEAVLLLAVTGWLARFGGDGGNLVVEPVVVGGALAMGLQTAALLRVGSVAVATTYESGAVARVGEGLGRSVGSPDAAARRHTVAVLAVVLAGYVAGAALAAWAGAAPAWLLLPVGVLVVSAADLHRRVRSARVPGPTAAGSERR; translated from the coding sequence GTGCCGTCCGCGTCGCCGTCGCCGCTGAGCGGGAGCCTCGCCTTCGCGGCGATCCTCGCCGCAGTGGCCGGGTTCGTCGACGCCCACGGCTTCGTGAACGTCGCCCCGGTCTTCGTGGCGAACATGAGCGGCAACCTCGTCCTGCTCGGCATCGCCGCAGGGGAGGGCGCATGGGGGGTGGTGGCCCGCCACGGCACCGCGATCGCGGCGTTCGTGGTGGGCGTCGCGGTGGCCAACTTGGTCCACGAGCGGCGTCGACGGGGTGGTCGCGAGCTGCGTCCCGATCTGCTCTTCGTGGTCGAGGCGGTGCTCCTCCTGGCCGTCACGGGGTGGCTCGCCCGGTTCGGCGGTGACGGGGGGAACCTCGTCGTCGAGCCGGTGGTGGTGGGTGGCGCCCTGGCCATGGGCCTGCAGACCGCGGCGTTGCTGCGGGTGGGGTCGGTGGCGGTGGCCACCACCTACGAGTCGGGCGCGGTGGCCCGCGTGGGGGAGGGTCTGGGGAGGTCGGTGGGTTCGCCCGACGCCGCCGCCCGCCGCCACACGGTCGCCGTCCTCGCCGTCGTCCTCGCCGGCTACGTCGCCGGTGCGGCCCTGGCGGCATGGGCGGGCGCGGCGCCGGCCTGGCTGCTGCTCCCGGTCGGTGTCCTGGTGGTCTCGGCCGCCGACCTTCACCGGCGGGTCCGCTCGGCGCGGGTGCCCGGGCCGACCGCGGCCGGCTCAGAGCGGCGGTAG